One region of Cyanobium sp. M30B3 genomic DNA includes:
- a CDS encoding HlyD family efflux transporter periplasmic adaptor subunit — translation MTTSPPPQTPSPQTPPPAPAVADQRPHGHRLRRTTLPRSTRGWSRGIVWSLIGLTSFATIYGLIARIETSVNATGKLRPIGGVTSITVPFNAPVESVLVKEGQSVEPGQPLIALREKAVRDQRKSLESQRALWSSQLSVLANRLGLSVTPPSTAAGRRQLSIEKREVDLRERAAIEERRRSQINLEQQASDLVALKRQQAIEANITARMTTLLNEGAISRLELDRQQQRAAELEGAISRTEKELESARYRVRESQFKQQQIPAAELKLLYSQYDNARLQLMTVDANLAELDDRLKLGRLVAPVAGRVFDLNVKKGEILSPARPALQIVPSTRLEVALSVSNRDIGFLLPGMPVDVRVTSFPFTDYGSLKGTISRIGADALPPDPQNVQESFPVVVTIDASELSRNGRSYQLRSGMAVSALIQLGSRPVISLISDRLGGFMESTRSIR, via the coding sequence GTGACCACCTCACCACCGCCCCAGACACCATCTCCCCAGACACCGCCGCCCGCACCAGCGGTTGCCGACCAGCGACCCCACGGCCATCGGCTGCGGCGCACGACCCTGCCCCGCAGCACCCGGGGTTGGAGCAGGGGCATCGTCTGGAGCCTGATCGGCCTCACCAGCTTTGCCACGATCTATGGCTTGATCGCCCGGATTGAGACCTCCGTCAACGCCACCGGCAAGCTGCGGCCCATTGGCGGTGTCACCTCGATCACCGTGCCCTTCAACGCGCCGGTGGAGTCGGTGCTCGTCAAAGAGGGGCAGTCGGTGGAGCCTGGACAACCCTTGATTGCTCTGCGGGAGAAGGCGGTGCGCGATCAGCGCAAGTCTCTGGAGAGTCAGAGGGCCCTGTGGTCGAGCCAGCTCAGCGTGCTCGCCAACCGTCTCGGTCTGTCGGTGACGCCACCCAGCACCGCTGCCGGGCGTCGCCAGCTCAGCATCGAAAAGCGGGAGGTTGATCTGCGCGAGCGCGCTGCCATTGAGGAACGTCGCCGCAGCCAGATCAATCTCGAGCAGCAGGCCTCCGACCTGGTCGCGCTCAAACGGCAACAGGCCATCGAGGCAAACATCACTGCCAGGATGACCACCTTATTGAATGAGGGCGCCATATCCCGGCTGGAACTCGACCGGCAGCAGCAGCGCGCTGCCGAACTCGAGGGTGCGATCAGCCGCACTGAGAAGGAACTTGAATCGGCGCGCTATCGCGTGCGTGAAAGTCAGTTCAAGCAGCAGCAGATTCCAGCTGCTGAGCTCAAACTGCTCTACTCCCAGTACGACAATGCACGCTTGCAACTGATGACAGTGGATGCCAATCTCGCTGAACTCGACGATCGCCTGAAACTGGGTCGGCTGGTGGCGCCGGTTGCAGGTCGTGTCTTTGATCTCAATGTCAAGAAGGGTGAGATACTCAGCCCGGCTCGGCCTGCCTTACAGATCGTGCCCTCAACCAGACTGGAGGTGGCATTGTCGGTCTCCAACAGAGACATTGGTTTTCTGCTGCCCGGCATGCCGGTGGATGTACGTGTCACCTCGTTCCCCTTCACCGACTACGGCTCCCTGAAGGGCACGATTTCACGCATCGGCGCGGATGCTTTACCTCCTGATCCTCAGAATGTCCAGGAATCGTTCCCAGTTGTGGTGACGATCGATGCCAGTGAACTGTCCCGCAATGGACGCTCCTACCAGTTACGTTCGGGAATGGCTGTTTCCGCTTTGATTCAGCTTGGCTCGCGTCCCGTGATCTCGCTGATCAGCGATCGCTTGGGTGGGTTCATGGAGTCAACACGCTCGATTCGCTGA
- the ribA gene encoding bifunctional 3,4-dihydroxy-2-butanone-4-phosphate synthase RibB/GTP cyclohydrolase II RibA, producing the protein MIELWPYRPELPPVLPLTSLGHPFLDSTDAGADATHQTPLRDPDQEAIRFDAIADALAAIRNGESIVVVDDENRENEGDLICAAQFATPEQINFMATEARGLICLAMEGERLDALDLPLMVDRNTDENQTAFTVSVDAGPENGVSTGISAEDRARTIQVAIHPNSRPADLRRPGHIFPLRARQGGVLKRAGHTEAAVDLARLAGLYPAGVICEIQNTDGSMARLPQLAAYARRHGLRLISIADLIRYRLDTERFVRRQAEARLPSAFGAFQAIGYRNELDGSEHVAIVKGRPDTASGPVLVRVHSECLTGDAFGSLRCDCRPQLEAALRMVEEAGEGVVVYLRQEGRGIGLINKLKAYSLQDTGLDTVEANERLGFPADLRNYGVGAQILSDLGVHRLRLITNNPRKIAGLGGYGLRVEDRVPLVMDPGTHNAAYLQVKRTKLGHLMEEESHGLTAVLGWKGVGADDPYRLGKAFESLQNWAIARGLMLEQESDPRLLALLDQPQLAILLGCREGRQLSAADLAATLQQLIHQPHTDRVSLLLAPDAQRMPHPSVTLEPEWRNLQDLDSEASGSCPRLSLQPGGFIVWRVVEPAEPGRRQG; encoded by the coding sequence ATGATTGAGCTGTGGCCGTACCGGCCCGAGCTGCCGCCTGTGCTGCCGTTGACCTCCCTGGGCCACCCGTTCCTCGACAGCACGGACGCCGGGGCCGATGCAACGCACCAGACCCCGTTGCGGGATCCCGACCAGGAGGCGATCCGCTTCGACGCCATCGCCGACGCCCTGGCGGCGATCCGGAACGGGGAGTCGATCGTGGTGGTGGACGACGAAAATCGGGAAAATGAGGGCGACCTGATCTGCGCCGCCCAGTTCGCCACGCCGGAACAGATCAACTTCATGGCCACCGAGGCCCGGGGTCTGATCTGCCTGGCGATGGAGGGGGAGCGACTCGATGCACTCGATCTGCCCCTGATGGTGGATCGCAACACCGATGAGAACCAGACCGCCTTCACCGTGAGTGTGGATGCGGGCCCCGAGAACGGCGTGAGCACAGGCATCTCGGCTGAGGACCGGGCGCGCACCATCCAGGTGGCCATTCACCCCAACAGCCGCCCGGCCGACCTACGCCGGCCGGGCCACATCTTTCCACTCCGTGCCCGCCAGGGGGGCGTGCTCAAGCGGGCCGGCCACACCGAGGCGGCGGTGGATCTGGCCCGTCTCGCTGGCCTGTATCCGGCCGGAGTGATCTGCGAGATCCAGAACACGGACGGCTCAATGGCCCGCCTGCCCCAACTGGCCGCCTATGCCCGTCGCCATGGCCTGCGGTTGATCTCGATCGCCGACCTGATCCGCTATCGCCTCGACACCGAGCGTTTCGTGCGCCGTCAGGCGGAAGCCCGCCTGCCCAGTGCCTTCGGCGCGTTCCAGGCAATTGGCTATCGCAACGAATTGGATGGCAGCGAGCACGTGGCGATCGTGAAGGGGCGGCCGGACACCGCCAGCGGCCCGGTGCTGGTGCGGGTGCACAGCGAATGCCTCACCGGTGATGCCTTTGGCTCGCTGCGCTGTGACTGCCGCCCCCAGCTGGAGGCCGCCCTGCGCATGGTCGAGGAGGCCGGCGAAGGCGTGGTGGTGTACCTGCGCCAGGAAGGCCGGGGCATCGGCCTGATCAACAAACTCAAGGCCTATTCCCTCCAGGACACGGGCCTCGACACGGTGGAAGCCAATGAGCGCCTGGGCTTCCCCGCCGACCTGCGCAACTACGGCGTGGGGGCCCAGATCCTCAGTGATCTTGGCGTGCACCGGCTGCGCCTGATCACCAATAACCCACGCAAGATCGCGGGCCTGGGCGGCTACGGCCTGAGGGTCGAAGACCGGGTGCCGCTGGTGATGGACCCCGGGACCCACAACGCCGCCTACCTGCAGGTGAAACGCACCAAGTTGGGTCACCTGATGGAGGAGGAGTCGCATGGCCTGACGGCGGTCCTTGGCTGGAAGGGTGTCGGGGCAGACGATCCCTATCGCCTCGGCAAAGCGTTCGAATCCCTGCAGAACTGGGCGATAGCCCGGGGGCTGATGCTGGAGCAGGAAAGCGATCCCCGCCTGCTGGCTCTGCTGGATCAGCCCCAGCTGGCGATCCTGCTCGGATGCCGCGAAGGCCGCCAACTCAGTGCCGCCGATCTGGCAGCCACGCTGCAGCAGCTGATTCACCAGCCGCACACTGACCGGGTCTCTCTTCTGCTGGCGCCGGATGCCCAGCGAATGCCTCACCCGAGCGTGACGCTGGAGCCGGAATGGCGCAATCTCCAGGATCTCGACAGTGAGGCCAGTGGCAGCTGCCCCCGGCTCAGCCTGCAGCCAGGTGGATTCATCGTCTGGCGTGTGGTGGAGCCGGCTGAGCCAGGCCGCAGGCAGGGGTAG
- a CDS encoding N-acetyl-gamma-glutamyl-phosphate reductase, whose translation MASSSTSQRVAVVGASGYGGLQTLRLLHGHPSLRVTFLGGERSSGKRWSELTPFLPLADDPVVQVPEPDAIAAAADFAVLSLPNGLAAQLVPPLLERGVRVVDLSADYRYRSLSRWQEVYATEARELDRTDADLCGEAVYGLPEWQSEQIAAARLVAAPGCFPTASLLGLLPFLKQGLVEAGGIVIDAKTGTSGGGRAAKEHLLLAEAGESVAPYGVVGHRHTSEIEQIASQVAGQEIQLQFTPHLMPMVRGLLATVYCRLRDPGLTAEDCSTVLSSAYRHSPCVEVLPVGTYPSTKWVRQTNRALYSVQVDPRTGQLIVMGAVDNLVKGQAGQGVQCLNLMAGLEATTGLPLLPFYP comes from the coding sequence ATGGCCAGCTCCTCCACCAGTCAGCGCGTCGCCGTGGTCGGTGCCAGCGGCTACGGGGGACTGCAGACCCTGCGCCTGCTACACGGCCATCCCAGCCTGCGGGTGACCTTCCTGGGCGGGGAGCGAAGCAGCGGCAAGCGCTGGAGTGAACTCACCCCGTTCCTGCCCCTGGCGGACGACCCGGTGGTGCAGGTGCCCGAACCCGACGCGATCGCCGCCGCCGCGGACTTCGCGGTGCTGAGCCTGCCCAATGGCCTGGCGGCCCAGCTGGTGCCCCCCCTGCTGGAGCGCGGCGTGCGGGTGGTGGATCTCTCCGCCGACTACCGCTACCGCAGCCTCAGCCGCTGGCAGGAGGTGTATGCCACTGAGGCCCGTGAGCTGGATCGCACCGATGCTGACCTCTGCGGCGAGGCGGTGTATGGCCTGCCGGAGTGGCAGTCCGAGCAGATCGCCGCGGCCCGGCTGGTGGCGGCCCCAGGCTGTTTCCCCACCGCGTCCCTGCTGGGGCTGCTGCCTTTCCTCAAGCAGGGCCTGGTGGAAGCGGGTGGAATCGTGATCGACGCCAAGACCGGCACCAGCGGCGGCGGCCGGGCCGCCAAGGAGCATCTGCTGCTGGCGGAGGCGGGCGAGTCGGTGGCCCCCTATGGCGTGGTGGGGCACCGCCATACCAGCGAGATCGAGCAGATCGCCAGCCAGGTGGCCGGCCAGGAGATCCAGCTGCAGTTCACACCGCACCTGATGCCGATGGTGCGGGGGCTGCTGGCCACGGTCTACTGCCGCCTGCGCGACCCCGGCCTCACCGCCGAGGACTGCTCCACCGTGCTCTCTTCGGCCTATCGCCATTCCCCCTGCGTGGAGGTGCTGCCGGTGGGCACCTACCCCTCCACCAAGTGGGTGCGCCAGACCAACCGGGCCCTGTATTCGGTGCAGGTCGATCCGCGTACCGGCCAGCTGATCGTGATGGGGGCGGTGGACAACCTGGTGAAGGGCCAGGCGGGCCAGGGGGTGCAGTGCCTCAACCTGATGGCCGGCCTGGAGGCCACCACCGGGCTGCCCCTGCTGCCGTTCTACCCCTGA
- a CDS encoding phosphoribosylglycinamide formyltransferase — protein MPAFPDPSHPHCSVQWPLPQPAPRSSQGELRLAVMASGNGSNFEALVRASQAGCPRGAVVLLVVNNPGCAAIARAERLGVPWQLLDHRGHGSREDLDRALIDLFRQQSIDLVVMAGWMRVVTPVLIGAFPGRLVNIHPSLLPSFRGMHAAAQALAAGVTLAGCTAHLVTAEVDAGLILAQAAVPVLADDDVASLSQRIQQQEHRILPLAVQLAAERLGLIPAQGPAQG, from the coding sequence ATGCCCGCTTTTCCAGACCCTAGCCATCCCCACTGCTCCGTCCAGTGGCCGTTGCCACAGCCCGCCCCCCGCAGCAGCCAGGGCGAGCTGCGGCTGGCGGTGATGGCCTCGGGCAACGGCAGCAACTTCGAGGCCCTGGTGCGAGCCAGCCAGGCGGGCTGTCCCCGGGGCGCGGTGGTGCTGCTGGTGGTGAACAACCCCGGCTGTGCGGCGATCGCGCGGGCCGAGCGGCTCGGTGTGCCCTGGCAGCTGCTGGACCACCGCGGCCACGGCAGCCGGGAGGACCTCGACCGGGCCCTGATCGACCTGTTCCGCCAGCAGTCCATCGATCTGGTGGTGATGGCCGGCTGGATGCGCGTGGTGACGCCGGTGCTGATCGGCGCCTTTCCCGGGCGGCTGGTGAACATCCACCCCTCCCTGCTGCCCAGCTTCCGGGGCATGCACGCGGCGGCCCAGGCCCTCGCGGCCGGCGTCACCCTGGCGGGCTGCACCGCCCACCTGGTGACGGCGGAGGTGGACGCCGGCCTGATCCTGGCGCAGGCGGCGGTGCCGGTGCTGGCGGACGACGACGTGGCCAGCCTCAGCCAGCGCATCCAACAGCAGGAGCACCGGATTCTGCCCCTGGCGGTGCAGCTGGCCGCCGAGCGCCTGGGGCTGATCCCGGCTCAGGGCCCGGCTCAGGGGTAG
- a CDS encoding DUF1257 domain-containing protein yields MSHLSILPTVLHDADVLAASLEALGLRPRWGGHLEGFAGERQPVLLQVRCGSGHCLGWRRQADGSLALVGDLQRLSSSQNLQQLLARITRRYAASRALADAQRHLPGAQVSLIA; encoded by the coding sequence ATGTCCCATCTCTCCATCCTGCCCACCGTGCTGCACGACGCCGACGTGCTGGCGGCCAGCCTGGAGGCCCTCGGCCTGCGGCCCCGCTGGGGGGGGCATCTGGAAGGGTTCGCCGGGGAGCGGCAACCGGTGCTGCTCCAGGTGCGCTGCGGGTCGGGGCACTGCCTCGGCTGGCGGCGCCAGGCCGATGGCTCCCTGGCCCTGGTGGGTGACCTGCAGCGGCTCAGCAGCAGCCAGAACCTGCAGCAACTGCTGGCCCGCATCACCCGCCGCTACGCCGCCAGCCGTGCCCTCGCCGATGCCCAGCGGCATCTTCCCGGGGCCCAGGTGAGCCTGATCGCCTGA
- a CDS encoding M61 family metallopeptidase has product MSAVPAPCFSLDLRSAQAHLVEVQLTLHPPQTVLRWALPGWTPGSYLIRDYVRQLEGVALSQRGEAIPFQRTGVASWQADLPSLDPVTVRYRLMATELTVRTCHLTAEHGFLCLAAVAVAVDGLRWQPHQLRLCLPPDWRAFVPLPRCAEGHWLAADFDQLLDSPVEAGPHREHPFTVAGIPHRWVTWGTTLAGDDPLVADDQLLADVERVCLACCRLMGVERPAADHYLFVLHLTEAGYGGLEHDCSSVLQYGRRKLAEAEGRRRFLQLVAHEYLHQWNVRRLRPAELVPYDYHQPVVVPSLWFAEGVTSYVDQLLPHAAGISTPEEVLSDLGSDLSRYLLTPGRRVQSLRLSSEEAWVKLYKPDAYSANSQVSYYLKGAVVALVLDLHLRRVGSCLPAVLRQLWRSHGRWGRGYREADLLAAFAAAAPELAQLLPGWLEGTDDPELESYLADVGLTLQPHRAAVPWLGWQLELTPSGLQLQRVQRGGPAESAGLLVGDELIALAGQRLRRPEDLPPLLAARKSGPSLPLHFVRDGRLLCTSVAPGSPQAERWSLEPLPEITDAMLQRRGRWLALEAP; this is encoded by the coding sequence GTGAGCGCAGTTCCTGCACCCTGCTTCAGCCTTGACCTGCGTTCGGCCCAGGCCCATCTGGTGGAGGTGCAGCTCACGCTGCATCCCCCCCAGACCGTGTTGCGCTGGGCACTGCCCGGCTGGACCCCAGGCTCCTATCTGATCCGCGACTACGTGCGTCAGCTGGAGGGCGTGGCCCTCAGCCAGCGCGGCGAGGCCATCCCCTTCCAGCGCACGGGCGTGGCCTCCTGGCAGGCGGATCTGCCGAGCCTGGACCCCGTGACCGTGCGCTACCGGCTGATGGCCACCGAGCTCACGGTGCGCACCTGCCACCTCACCGCCGAGCACGGTTTTCTCTGCCTGGCCGCCGTGGCCGTGGCGGTGGACGGCCTGCGCTGGCAGCCCCACCAGCTGCGCCTCTGCCTGCCGCCGGACTGGCGCGCCTTCGTGCCCCTGCCCCGATGTGCCGAAGGCCATTGGCTGGCCGCCGACTTCGACCAGTTGCTGGACAGCCCGGTGGAGGCGGGCCCCCACCGGGAGCATCCCTTCACCGTGGCCGGCATTCCCCACCGCTGGGTCACCTGGGGCACCACCCTGGCTGGCGACGATCCGCTCGTTGCCGACGACCAGCTGCTGGCTGACGTGGAGCGGGTGTGTCTGGCCTGCTGCCGGCTGATGGGAGTGGAGCGGCCCGCCGCCGACCACTACCTGTTCGTGCTCCATCTCACGGAGGCGGGCTATGGCGGCCTCGAGCACGACTGCAGCAGCGTGCTCCAGTACGGCCGCCGCAAGCTGGCGGAAGCGGAGGGCCGCCGCAGGTTCCTGCAGCTGGTGGCCCACGAATACCTGCACCAGTGGAACGTGCGCCGGTTGCGGCCCGCCGAGCTGGTGCCCTACGACTACCACCAGCCCGTGGTGGTGCCCAGCCTCTGGTTCGCCGAGGGGGTGACCAGCTACGTGGATCAGCTGTTACCCCACGCCGCCGGCATCAGCACGCCGGAGGAGGTGCTCAGTGATCTGGGCAGCGACCTCAGCCGCTACCTGCTCACGCCCGGTCGCCGGGTGCAGAGCCTGCGGCTGAGCAGCGAGGAGGCCTGGGTGAAGCTCTACAAGCCCGATGCCTATTCCGCCAACAGCCAGGTGAGCTATTACCTCAAGGGTGCCGTGGTGGCCCTGGTGCTCGATCTGCACCTGCGCCGCGTCGGCAGTTGCCTGCCGGCCGTGCTGCGCCAGCTGTGGCGCAGCCATGGGCGCTGGGGCCGGGGTTACCGGGAAGCCGACCTGCTGGCGGCGTTCGCGGCCGCCGCCCCCGAACTGGCCCAGCTGCTGCCCGGTTGGCTGGAGGGGACGGACGACCCGGAGCTGGAGAGCTATCTGGCGGATGTGGGGCTCACCCTCCAGCCCCACCGGGCCGCCGTCCCCTGGTTGGGCTGGCAGCTGGAGCTCACGCCCTCGGGCCTGCAGCTGCAGCGGGTGCAGCGGGGCGGGCCGGCGGAGTCGGCCGGACTGCTGGTGGGCGATGAGCTGATCGCCCTGGCGGGACAGCGGCTGCGCAGGCCGGAGGATCTGCCTCCCCTGCTGGCGGCTCGGAAAAGTGGACCATCCCTGCCGTTACATTTCGTACGCGATGGCAGGCTGCTGTGCACCAGCGTTGCGCCTGGATCACCCCAGGCTGAGCGCTGGAGTCTGGAACCTCTCCCCGAGATCACCGACGCCATGCTTCAGCGCCGTGGACGCTGGCTTGCCCTGGAGGCCCCTTGA
- a CDS encoding N-acetylmuramoyl-L-alanine amidase — protein sequence MARDLSSQGGDRDRSLLDLLDGIGKPSTDAPPSPGTTTQPPPAHVAWQSPLRRQCAAPQTTQRQQLLSLVSQLRTAPRQVSIDPTNFGERFSRDAFGNPLDPTPRLVVLHETVYSLESAISTFRTPHPRDEDQVSYHALVGRDGEVVFLLDPRKRAFGAGNSAFRGQWAITNPKVGGSVNNFALHVSLESPRDGEDGGPNHSGYTTAQYDGLAALLALWMQTFPIAADQITTHRAVDLGGERADPRSFDWSALQSRLGQLGLLC from the coding sequence ATGGCCCGCGATCTCAGCAGCCAGGGGGGTGATCGGGACCGCTCCCTGCTGGATCTGCTGGACGGCATCGGCAAGCCCAGCACAGATGCCCCTCCTTCGCCCGGCACCACGACCCAACCCCCCCCAGCCCACGTCGCCTGGCAGTCGCCCCTGCGCCGGCAGTGCGCCGCACCGCAGACCACCCAGCGCCAGCAGCTGCTCTCCCTCGTGAGCCAGCTGCGCACCGCCCCGCGCCAGGTGAGCATCGACCCCACCAACTTCGGGGAGCGCTTCAGCCGCGACGCCTTCGGCAATCCCCTGGACCCCACCCCCCGGCTGGTGGTGCTCCACGAAACGGTGTACAGCCTGGAGTCGGCGATCAGCACCTTCCGCACCCCCCACCCCCGCGATGAGGACCAGGTGAGCTACCACGCCCTCGTGGGCCGTGACGGTGAGGTGGTGTTTCTGCTCGATCCCCGCAAGCGGGCCTTCGGGGCCGGGAATTCGGCCTTCCGCGGCCAGTGGGCGATCACCAACCCGAAGGTGGGCGGCTCGGTGAACAACTTCGCCCTGCACGTGAGCCTGGAGAGTCCCCGGGACGGGGAGGACGGGGGCCCCAACCACAGCGGCTACACCACGGCCCAGTACGACGGCCTGGCCGCCCTGCTGGCCCTGTGGATGCAGACTTTCCCCATTGCCGCAGACCAGATCACCACCCACCGGGCGGTGGATCTGGGCGGAGAGCGCGCCGACCCCCGCAGTTTCGACTGGTCAGCCCTGCAGTCCCGGCTGGGCCAGCTGGGGCTGCTCTGCTGA
- a CDS encoding helicase DnaB produces the protein MQELRRRFGVHGPQPRLAQLFSDGVGQFQPLRNHALSRLEELRPVIIGLSRQQSINPMLVTAVLFDEMRHAKPGENHPIAAHSGLFRTHGLAQLGISEMQHQGLLPAEPSPAEVSWARDQLLDPQRNIELLVGKFARLKRQLNVPGQRMLQASGSVKDAKVLATLAYLHNGKLDYPRRILSSMQDPVLHGLLYGQRKPVLSPLI, from the coding sequence CTGCAGGAACTCCGCCGTCGCTTCGGCGTTCACGGGCCCCAGCCGCGCCTGGCCCAGCTGTTCAGTGACGGCGTGGGCCAGTTCCAGCCCCTGCGCAACCATGCCCTCAGCCGGCTGGAGGAACTCAGGCCGGTCATCATCGGCCTGAGCAGGCAGCAGAGCATCAACCCGATGCTGGTCACTGCGGTGCTGTTTGACGAGATGCGGCACGCCAAGCCCGGGGAAAACCACCCGATCGCGGCCCACTCCGGCCTGTTCAGAACCCATGGCCTGGCCCAGCTGGGGATCAGCGAAATGCAGCACCAGGGCCTGCTGCCCGCCGAGCCCTCGCCTGCAGAGGTGAGCTGGGCCAGGGACCAGCTGCTCGATCCCCAGCGCAACATCGAACTGCTGGTGGGCAAATTCGCTCGCCTGAAACGCCAGCTCAACGTGCCGGGCCAGCGGATGCTGCAGGCCAGCGGCAGTGTGAAGGATGCCAAGGTCCTGGCCACCCTTGCCTACCTGCACAACGGCAAGCTCGACTATCCCCGCCGCATCCTGAGTTCCATGCAGGACCCGGTGCTGCATGGGCTGCTCTATGGCCAGCGCAAGCCGGTGCTCTCGCCCCTGATCTGA
- a CDS encoding glucose-6-phosphate isomerase — MTADLDRTNPASQWQRFCDRLWFDAGLQIWLDVSRMGLNDGHLEELAPRFSQAFTAMEALEAGSIANASEQRMVGHYWLRTPQLAPDAATADHIRSEIDRIETFARAQLSSGRFSDVLWIGIGGSGLGPLLMVRALGGLDGGLPFHFIDNVDPEGISRTLECLGERLCRTLVVVVSKSGGTPEPRIGMEQVRARLESLGGSWQQQAVAVTMLGSRLDRLAEQEAWLARFDMFDWVGGRTSITSAVGLLPGALVGADIRAFLDGAAAMDACTRVADLRRNPAALMAAAWYVAGDGRGQRDMVVLPYRDRLELFSRYLQQLVMESLGKHSDRQGRVVNQGIAVYGNKGSTDQHAYVQQLRDGVDNFFVTFIEVLADPGDIPALQGERPGDFLDGFLQGTRSALLEGGRQSLTITLAGFDERRLGALVALFERAVGLYAELVDVNAYDQPGVEAGKLAAAAVLDLQGRIEALLGDGQSRSLERMAEELGTDSPEPVFWILRHLCANDSSYAVQGSWGQPASLTVARAF, encoded by the coding sequence ATGACCGCCGACCTTGATCGGACCAACCCCGCCAGCCAATGGCAGCGCTTCTGCGACCGGCTCTGGTTCGATGCCGGCCTGCAGATCTGGCTGGACGTGAGCCGGATGGGCCTCAACGATGGCCATCTCGAGGAGCTGGCCCCGCGTTTCAGCCAGGCCTTCACCGCGATGGAGGCCCTGGAGGCCGGTTCGATCGCCAATGCCTCCGAGCAGCGCATGGTGGGCCATTACTGGCTGCGCACCCCCCAGCTCGCCCCGGATGCCGCCACGGCCGACCACATCCGCTCGGAGATCGACCGGATCGAAACGTTCGCCCGCGCCCAGCTGAGCAGCGGTCGCTTCAGCGACGTGCTCTGGATCGGCATCGGTGGCTCCGGCCTGGGCCCGTTGCTGATGGTGCGGGCCCTGGGGGGCCTGGATGGCGGCCTGCCCTTCCACTTCATCGATAACGTCGACCCCGAGGGCATCAGCCGCACCCTGGAGTGCCTCGGCGAGCGCCTCTGCCGCACCCTGGTGGTGGTGGTGAGCAAGTCGGGGGGCACACCGGAGCCCCGCATCGGCATGGAGCAGGTGCGGGCACGGCTGGAGAGCCTGGGCGGCAGCTGGCAGCAGCAGGCGGTGGCCGTGACCATGCTGGGCAGCCGCCTCGACCGGCTGGCCGAGCAGGAGGCCTGGCTGGCCCGCTTCGACATGTTCGACTGGGTGGGAGGCCGCACCAGCATCACCAGCGCGGTGGGTCTCTTGCCCGGTGCCCTGGTCGGAGCCGACATCCGCGCCTTTCTGGATGGGGCGGCCGCCATGGATGCCTGCACGCGGGTGGCGGATCTGCGGCGTAATCCCGCGGCCCTGATGGCCGCCGCCTGGTACGTGGCCGGCGACGGTCGCGGCCAGCGCGACATGGTGGTGCTCCCCTATCGCGATCGCCTGGAGCTGTTCAGCCGCTACCTGCAGCAGCTGGTGATGGAGAGCCTCGGCAAGCACAGCGACCGCCAGGGCCGGGTGGTGAACCAGGGCATTGCCGTCTACGGCAACAAGGGCTCCACCGATCAGCACGCCTACGTGCAGCAGTTGCGTGACGGCGTGGACAATTTCTTTGTGACCTTCATCGAGGTGCTCGCTGATCCCGGCGACATCCCGGCCCTGCAGGGCGAGCGCCCCGGGGATTTTCTCGATGGCTTCCTCCAGGGCACCCGCTCGGCCCTGCTGGAAGGGGGGCGGCAGAGCCTGACCATCACCCTGGCCGGCTTCGATGAGCGGCGGCTCGGGGCGCTGGTGGCCCTGTTCGAGCGGGCGGTGGGCCTCTACGCCGAACTGGTGGACGTGAACGCCTATGACCAGCCCGGTGTGGAGGCCGGCAAGCTCGCAGCTGCCGCCGTGCTCGACCTGCAGGGCCGCATCGAGGCGCTGCTGGGCGATGGCCAGTCCCGTTCCCTGGAGCGGATGGCCGAGGAGCTGGGTACCGACAGCCCGGAGCCGGTGTTCTGGATCCTGCGCCACCTCTGCGCCAATGATTCCTCCTACGCGGTGCAGGGCAGCTGGGGCCAGCCCGCCAGCCTCACGGTGGCCCGGGCGTTCTGA
- a CDS encoding DUF296 domain-containing protein, with amino-acid sequence MHAVQLHLDAGSDLHQSLSAFAAGQSGSGFVLSVVGNLSQAAFQCPGQDQPTLLRGDLELITLQGTLAPGGVHLHLCVSDGTCQVWGGHLEPGTLVQKGVDLFVGLIEAPLPAGVAGSGDAPAFAASTSRVQILVRQGCPWCRRALRLLHSQGIDHQISEAREPGPVPRIWIDGALIGGYDALMDLQASGRLQQLRQG; translated from the coding sequence ATGCATGCCGTGCAGCTCCACCTCGATGCCGGCAGCGACCTGCATCAGAGCCTGAGCGCCTTCGCGGCCGGGCAGAGCGGGTCGGGCTTCGTGCTGAGTGTGGTGGGCAACCTCAGCCAGGCTGCCTTCCAGTGTCCGGGGCAGGACCAGCCCACCCTGCTGCGCGGGGATCTGGAGCTGATCACCCTGCAGGGCACCCTGGCCCCCGGCGGTGTCCATCTGCATCTGTGTGTGTCGGACGGAACCTGCCAGGTGTGGGGCGGCCACCTGGAACCCGGCACCCTGGTGCAGAAGGGGGTGGATCTGTTCGTGGGCCTGATCGAGGCACCGCTGCCGGCCGGAGTCGCCGGCAGCGGCGACGCTCCTGCCTTCGCCGCATCCACCAGCCGGGTGCAGATCCTGGTGCGGCAGGGCTGTCCCTGGTGCCGGCGAGCTTTGCGCCTGCTGCACAGCCAGGGAATTGATCACCAGATCAGCGAGGCCCGCGAGCCCGGGCCAGTGCCGCGCATCTGGATCGACGGTGCGCTGATCGGGGGCTACGACGCCCTGATGGATCTGCAGGCCAGCGGCCGGCTGCAGCAGCTGCGCCAGGGCTGA